The following coding sequences lie in one Lysobacter capsici genomic window:
- a CDS encoding TonB-dependent receptor plug domain-containing protein, which produces MNQQHTHSSRRQRVRRDALTAAMLAALYLPLLAQAQDAAPAASGEVKAIDKITVTGSRIKRAEIEGPAPVTVITTEQIKREGFANVYEALSSLTEVTGSVQADVNKGPTPNASPLNLRNLGPGRTLLLIDGRRVADYPLPYEGRGNFANFNNIPMSAVERIEVLASGGSAIYGSDAMAGVINIIMKKNFNGDEVRIKGGATSRGGGDSYDLSWTGGRTGEKWSATYGVQLSGRETIFAGQRGFLASDLEPAATVKPLVNDPWPWVWGVELIDTSAKRRITPPAGACDRFQDLPLHNFLGNDGNAPEFPGYSCSQSRGNSLWSLRNGSDNRSGFGNFSYDFDNGMQAWVSASLWDSDGESRQDEALRFELNRGGAFYDQNTGRSYQARRAFTVAEAGSRDPFLFNTSERSWDLAAGLRGRFGERFNWDATIGRTEYKVDFSFPGMLQGAVDSYFLGPQLGTNNGLPVYALDQGKFWSPMSPATFRQLTTRGKSSAESWMNQAQFAVTGDLFELPAGAVGFAGVIEAGSQGYRLNPDPLTYGPNKLYDQPGGTNQGGGERKRYAAGVEIKVPVFKTLDVTTAGRFDRYDDDARKESNFTWNAGIEWRPIESLLIRGAYNTTFRAPDMHYLFATSGTGTQEDTDVSTCVSRGLGPECGSQALYYRHNIARTGNLKLDSETGKSWSAGLVWDATDNLSFSADYWRMTIDNQVRDFDIADILDLESQCRNGRTRRASDRMQVTPGSSTCADIVSRVTRSAPNTNAFGVADPNYPIGQVVSVFSGPINIAYREVAGVDLTARYKIPATRFGDFSFQFNYTNQLKNNEQRDPGSPMQENRDKEVRTFARASASWSRGPWNATLFANRIGHVNGDSYNECAPILPGQTDTTCHMVGKLKAPVYFNLTAGYQLTEQARVNLYIDNLLDEADYKDPYKKFFAYANERVFSRVGREISAEFVYKFD; this is translated from the coding sequence GTGAACCAACAACACACGCATTCCAGCCGCCGGCAACGGGTCCGGCGCGACGCATTGACCGCGGCGATGCTCGCCGCCTTGTATCTGCCGCTGCTCGCGCAAGCGCAGGACGCGGCGCCCGCCGCGAGCGGCGAGGTCAAGGCGATCGACAAGATCACCGTCACCGGTTCGCGCATCAAGCGCGCCGAGATCGAAGGCCCCGCGCCGGTCACGGTGATCACCACCGAGCAGATCAAGCGCGAAGGCTTTGCCAACGTGTACGAGGCGCTGAGCTCGCTGACCGAAGTCACCGGCTCGGTCCAGGCCGACGTCAACAAGGGCCCGACGCCGAATGCGAGCCCGCTCAATCTGCGCAACCTCGGCCCCGGCCGCACCTTGCTGCTGATCGACGGCCGCCGCGTCGCCGACTATCCCTTGCCGTACGAAGGCCGCGGCAACTTCGCCAACTTCAACAACATCCCGATGTCGGCGGTGGAGCGGATCGAAGTGCTGGCCAGCGGCGGCTCGGCGATCTACGGCTCCGACGCGATGGCCGGCGTGATCAACATCATCATGAAGAAGAACTTCAACGGCGATGAGGTCCGCATCAAGGGCGGCGCCACCAGCCGCGGCGGCGGCGATTCCTACGATCTGTCGTGGACCGGCGGGCGCACCGGCGAGAAGTGGAGCGCTACTTACGGCGTGCAGTTGAGCGGCCGCGAAACCATCTTCGCCGGCCAGCGCGGCTTTCTCGCTTCCGATCTGGAACCGGCCGCCACGGTCAAACCGCTGGTCAACGATCCCTGGCCGTGGGTGTGGGGCGTGGAGCTGATCGACACCAGCGCCAAACGCCGCATCACGCCGCCGGCCGGCGCCTGCGACCGCTTCCAGGATCTGCCGCTGCACAACTTCCTGGGCAACGACGGCAACGCGCCCGAGTTCCCCGGCTACAGCTGCTCGCAGTCGCGCGGCAATTCGCTGTGGAGCCTGCGCAACGGCTCGGACAACCGCTCCGGCTTCGGCAACTTCAGCTACGACTTCGACAACGGCATGCAGGCCTGGGTCAGCGCTTCGCTGTGGGACAGCGACGGCGAGTCGCGCCAGGACGAAGCGCTGCGCTTCGAACTCAACCGCGGCGGCGCGTTCTACGACCAGAACACCGGCCGCAGCTATCAGGCGCGCCGCGCCTTCACCGTCGCCGAAGCCGGCAGCCGCGATCCGTTCCTGTTCAACACCAGCGAGCGCTCGTGGGATCTCGCCGCCGGCCTGCGCGGCCGCTTCGGCGAACGTTTCAACTGGGACGCCACGATCGGACGCACCGAGTACAAGGTCGACTTCAGCTTCCCGGGCATGCTGCAGGGCGCGGTCGACAGCTATTTCCTCGGGCCGCAGTTGGGAACCAACAACGGTTTGCCGGTGTATGCGCTCGATCAGGGCAAGTTCTGGTCGCCGATGTCGCCGGCGACCTTCCGTCAGCTCACCACGCGCGGCAAGAGCAGCGCGGAATCGTGGATGAACCAGGCCCAGTTCGCGGTCACCGGCGATCTGTTCGAATTGCCGGCCGGCGCGGTCGGTTTCGCCGGCGTGATCGAAGCCGGCTCGCAGGGTTATCGCCTCAACCCCGATCCGTTGACCTATGGCCCGAACAAGCTCTACGACCAGCCCGGCGGCACCAACCAGGGCGGCGGCGAACGCAAGCGCTACGCCGCGGGCGTCGAGATCAAGGTGCCGGTGTTCAAGACCCTGGACGTGACCACGGCCGGCCGCTTCGACCGTTACGACGACGACGCGCGCAAGGAGAGCAACTTCACCTGGAACGCCGGCATCGAGTGGCGTCCGATCGAAAGCCTGCTGATCCGCGGCGCCTACAACACGACGTTCCGCGCGCCGGACATGCACTACCTGTTCGCCACCAGCGGCACCGGCACCCAGGAAGACACCGACGTGAGCACCTGCGTCAGCCGCGGGCTCGGACCGGAGTGCGGCTCGCAGGCGCTGTACTACCGCCACAACATCGCCCGCACCGGCAATCTCAAGCTCGACAGCGAGACCGGCAAGTCGTGGAGCGCCGGGCTGGTGTGGGATGCGACCGACAACCTGTCGTTCAGCGCCGACTACTGGCGCATGACCATCGACAACCAGGTCCGCGATTTCGACATCGCCGACATCCTCGATCTGGAAAGCCAGTGCCGCAACGGCCGCACGCGCCGCGCCAGCGACCGCATGCAGGTCACCCCGGGTTCGTCGACCTGCGCCGACATCGTCTCGCGCGTCACCCGCAGCGCGCCGAACACCAACGCCTTCGGCGTGGCCGATCCGAACTATCCGATCGGGCAGGTGGTCTCGGTGTTCAGCGGCCCGATCAACATCGCCTACCGCGAAGTGGCCGGCGTGGATCTGACCGCGCGCTACAAGATCCCGGCGACCCGCTTCGGCGATTTCAGCTTCCAGTTCAACTACACCAACCAGCTCAAGAACAACGAACAGCGCGACCCGGGTTCGCCGATGCAGGAGAACCGCGACAAGGAAGTGCGCACCTTCGCCCGCGCCAGCGCCAGCTGGAGCCGCGGCCCGTGGAACGCGACCTTGTTCGCCAACCGCATCGGCCATGTCAACGGCGACAGCTACAACGAGTGCGCGCCGATCCTGCCCGGCCAGACCGACACCACCTGCCACATGGTCGGCAAGCTCAAGGCGCCGGTGTATTTCAACCTGACCGCGGGCTACCAGCTGACCGAACAGGCGCGGGTCAACCTGTACATCGACAACCTGCTCGACGAGGCCGACTACAAGGACCCGTACAAGAAGTTCTTCGCCTACGCCAACGAGCGGGTGTTCTCGCGGGTGGGGCGTGAAATCTCGGCGGAGTTCGTCTACAAGTTCGATTGA
- a CDS encoding VIT domain-containing protein, with protein sequence MKSPFPFAVFAGVLLSLPLGLVALAQAQVHRPIHGPVTAPRLPPLLVVRDAEKPIELESARVDGEVAGGLARTSIELVFRNPNARVLEGELQFPLRDGQQVAGFALDIDGALRPAVPVPKAKGRQVFETIERRGADPALLEQTAGNQFKLRIYPIPAQGTRRVRLELSESLSRHDGEWKYELPLAFAAQARHFDLAIRAAQKPRVDGLASGVQIGSRGGRYTVSLNQPPVGNALSLSIPASATARAYTQDFAGERYFLAEIPVEGARQTRVLPQSIGLLWDSSASGRKRDNASELALLDRYFRAAGNVQVSLIRLRDRAEPARSFAVSGGDWSALRRELDSTVYDGATDPGGWQPQAGIEEYLVVSDGLFNYGTRHFPQLLPRQRLFALNSAGAAADGARLSALAQANGGRLISWQRAGELDRAADALLNEGPQLLGVSALGASEVVADSPFADGGLLRIAGRLTDAKAQLTLRVRDGRGEREQTVAVDAGSDASGFPAGLWARYSIAALQADPDLNRAAIARLGQRFGIVTAETSLIVLDDIADYVRYDIAPPDRLDEFNRLKAEQAAELDGARKANLDRVAEMYKQRLDWWQRDWPKNAPPTPADDLKLSRARQAREESSRRAGAPVMGIAPPPPPPQPPLPMALASPPAPMAEAEAAPIAADAAAGSLELVTVTGSRISDEDLAEIEAEGGAGSSTRASINLQPWQPDSPYARRLRQASGDQVYAIYLDERDSNAGSTAFYLDVADVLSEKGERDLALRVLSNLAEMDLENRHILRVLGYRLMQAGQPALAVPVLQQVLRLAEEEPQSFRDLGLAYAANGQYQQAVDSLYEVALRDWDQRFPGIEEIALAELNAIAAAHPGQVDTRRIDPRLSRNLPLDLRVVLSWDSDNSDMDLWVTDPNGEKCFYSHKLTYQGGRITNDFTGGYGPEEFSLRKAKPGKYKVEANFYGDRQQLVTGATTLSLWLSTGFGGQRQNDQRVTLRLKDQKDVVLVGEFEVK encoded by the coding sequence GTGAAATCACCGTTCCCGTTCGCCGTATTCGCCGGCGTGCTGCTCAGCCTGCCGCTCGGTCTGGTCGCGCTCGCGCAGGCCCAGGTCCATCGCCCCATCCACGGTCCAGTCACCGCGCCGCGCCTGCCGCCCTTGCTGGTCGTGCGCGACGCCGAAAAACCCATCGAACTCGAATCGGCCCGGGTCGACGGCGAAGTCGCCGGCGGCCTGGCCCGCACTTCGATCGAGCTGGTGTTCCGCAACCCCAATGCGCGCGTGCTCGAAGGCGAACTGCAATTCCCGCTGCGCGACGGCCAGCAGGTCGCCGGATTCGCGCTCGACATCGACGGCGCGTTGCGTCCCGCGGTGCCGGTGCCCAAGGCCAAGGGCCGGCAGGTGTTCGAGACCATCGAACGGCGCGGCGCCGATCCGGCGCTGCTCGAACAGACCGCCGGCAATCAGTTCAAGCTGCGGATCTATCCGATCCCCGCCCAGGGCACGCGCCGGGTGCGACTGGAACTGAGCGAGTCGCTGAGCCGTCACGACGGCGAATGGAAATACGAGTTGCCGCTGGCGTTCGCGGCGCAGGCGCGGCATTTCGATCTGGCGATCCGCGCCGCGCAGAAACCCAGGGTCGACGGCCTGGCCAGCGGCGTGCAGATCGGTTCGCGCGGCGGCCGCTACACGGTCAGCTTGAACCAGCCGCCGGTCGGCAACGCCTTGAGCCTGAGCATCCCGGCCTCGGCCACGGCGCGTGCCTACACCCAGGATTTCGCCGGCGAGCGCTATTTCCTCGCGGAGATTCCGGTGGAAGGCGCCCGTCAGACGCGCGTGTTGCCCCAATCGATCGGGCTGCTGTGGGACAGTTCGGCGTCGGGCCGCAAGCGCGACAACGCGAGCGAGCTGGCCTTGCTCGATCGTTACTTCCGCGCCGCCGGCAACGTGCAGGTCAGCCTGATCCGTCTGCGCGATCGCGCCGAGCCGGCGCGCAGTTTCGCGGTCAGCGGCGGCGATTGGTCGGCGCTGCGTCGCGAGTTGGACAGCACGGTGTACGACGGCGCGACCGATCCGGGCGGCTGGCAGCCGCAGGCCGGGATCGAGGAGTACCTCGTGGTCAGCGACGGCCTGTTCAATTACGGCACGCGGCATTTCCCGCAACTGTTGCCGCGGCAGCGTCTGTTCGCGCTGAACTCGGCCGGCGCGGCCGCCGATGGCGCGCGTCTGAGCGCATTGGCGCAAGCCAATGGCGGCCGGCTGATCAGCTGGCAGCGCGCCGGCGAACTCGATCGCGCCGCCGATGCCTTGCTCAACGAAGGGCCGCAATTGCTCGGCGTGAGCGCGCTGGGCGCGAGCGAGGTGGTCGCCGATTCGCCGTTCGCCGATGGCGGGTTGCTGCGGATCGCCGGCCGGCTGACCGATGCGAAGGCGCAGCTGACCCTGCGTGTGCGCGATGGCCGCGGCGAGCGTGAACAGACCGTGGCGGTCGATGCCGGCAGCGATGCGAGCGGCTTTCCGGCCGGGCTGTGGGCGCGTTATTCGATCGCCGCGCTGCAGGCCGATCCCGACCTCAACCGCGCCGCGATCGCGCGCCTGGGCCAACGCTTCGGCATCGTCACTGCGGAGACTTCGCTGATCGTGCTCGACGATATCGCCGACTACGTGCGCTACGACATCGCCCCGCCGGACCGGCTCGACGAATTCAATCGTCTCAAGGCCGAGCAGGCCGCCGAACTCGATGGCGCGCGCAAGGCCAACCTGGACCGGGTGGCCGAGATGTACAAGCAGCGCCTGGACTGGTGGCAGCGCGACTGGCCGAAGAACGCACCGCCCACGCCGGCCGACGATCTCAAGCTCAGCCGCGCCCGGCAGGCACGCGAGGAAAGCTCGCGGCGCGCGGGCGCCCCGGTGATGGGGATAGCGCCGCCGCCTCCGCCTCCGCAGCCGCCTTTGCCGATGGCGTTGGCGTCGCCTCCGGCGCCTATGGCCGAGGCCGAGGCCGCGCCGATCGCGGCGGATGCGGCAGCGGGATCGCTGGAACTCGTCACCGTTACCGGCTCGCGGATCAGCGATGAGGACCTCGCCGAGATCGAGGCGGAGGGTGGCGCGGGCTCCAGCACCCGCGCCAGCATCAACCTGCAACCGTGGCAACCCGATTCGCCGTACGCGCGCCGCCTGCGTCAGGCCAGCGGCGACCAGGTCTATGCCATCTACCTGGACGAACGCGATTCCAATGCCGGCAGCACCGCGTTCTACCTCGACGTCGCCGATGTTCTGAGCGAAAAGGGCGAGCGCGATCTGGCCTTGCGGGTGCTGTCGAACCTGGCCGAGATGGACCTGGAGAACCGCCACATCCTGCGCGTGCTCGGCTATCGGCTGATGCAGGCCGGCCAGCCCGCGCTGGCGGTGCCGGTGTTGCAGCAGGTGCTGCGCCTGGCCGAGGAAGAGCCGCAGAGTTTCCGCGATCTGGGCCTGGCCTACGCCGCGAACGGCCAATACCAGCAGGCGGTCGACAGCCTGTACGAAGTGGCCTTGCGCGACTGGGACCAGCGCTTCCCGGGGATCGAGGAAATCGCCCTGGCCGAGCTCAACGCCATCGCCGCCGCGCACCCGGGCCAGGTCGACACGCGTCGCATCGATCCGCGCCTGAGCCGCAACCTGCCGCTGGACCTGCGCGTGGTACTGAGCTGGGACAGCGACAATTCCGACATGGACCTGTGGGTGACCGACCCCAACGGCGAAAAGTGCTTCTACAGCCACAAGCTGACCTACCAGGGCGGGCGCATCACCAACGATTTCACCGGCGGCTACGGTCCCGAGGAGTTCTCGCTGCGCAAGGCCAAGCCCGGCAAGTACAAGGTCGAGGCCAATTTCTACGGCGACCGCCAGCAACTGGTGACCGGCGCGACCACGCTGAGCCTGTGGCTGAGCACCGGCTTCGGCGGCCAGCGGCAGAACGACCAGCGCGTGACCCTGCGGCTCAAGGACCAGAAGGACGTGGTGCTGGTGGGCGAGTTCGAGGTCAAGTGA
- a CDS encoding beta-mannosidase, with amino-acid sequence MPIARSSSDSVSRLRSLAAIALMLIAALAAYGAQAAPLHSQALHQNWQFRLVPGDPQAAKHPPATEWHPAQVPGHVHTDLLAAKLIDDPYVGAREAQLQWIGLSQWEYRSRFDVDRQTLARKYVELVFDGLDTFANVQLNGVDLLKADNSFRTWRVPVDGKLRERGNELRVVFDSPIRRLLPQVQAMRDKIAGNYPSPYGDEPRDAMTANFVRKPGYHYGWDWGPRYVTAGIWRGVRLESWDRLRVADLHVQPKTISQQRADAAVELEIQSAAAAAATVEIEYAGPDGRAETLRHPTRLKPGRNLVSIPVSIERPRLWYPVGYGEQALYTFKATVRDDDGVQAVAQRRTGLRSIQLRRDKDANGQGFAFVVNGIEVFAKGANAIPFDAFPARVTRERLRRDLQSARDANMNMIRNWGGGYYESDEFFELTDELGLMVWQDFMFGGGMQPGYDPAFRANVVEEARDNVRRLRNHPSIVLWCGNNEEETAWKDWGHGKKLIEADPKFAQTVWDGYVALFGKDLRAVVAEEGAGVPYWSSSPSNDLADKANDSNSGDKHYWDVWGGPALPATAYLDETPRFMSEYGLQGWPSLRTIAAFAKPQEQGIDAPVIRAHQKFLAGDGNTRLLKYIRGEYGEPRDFADFVYLSQQVQAEGIELAALHHRASRPRTMGSLYWQLNDVWPGASWSSLDYFGRWKPLHFHAKRFFAPLTIAPLRRPGRYGGRTELSLLNDRTTAVQGEWRLRVIDFDGRVHRDERKPANLAALASTRVGEWTDAQLLGDADPRRTAAVFDLIVDGRSVARRAVYFGEARTLAWRDPKLRTELRRDGDGYRLSVHADALARAVWVDFGDQDVSLADNALTLLPGETVEIEVQSKADLASLRRGLSVRSLYRP; translated from the coding sequence ATGCCCATCGCCCGATCCTCGTCCGATTCCGTCTCGCGCCTGCGCAGCCTGGCCGCGATCGCGCTGATGCTGATCGCCGCGCTGGCGGCCTACGGTGCGCAGGCCGCGCCGCTGCATTCGCAGGCCTTGCATCAAAACTGGCAGTTCCGGCTGGTGCCGGGCGATCCGCAGGCAGCAAAGCACCCGCCGGCGACCGAGTGGCATCCGGCCCAGGTGCCCGGCCATGTCCACACCGATCTGCTGGCGGCGAAGCTGATCGACGACCCTTACGTCGGCGCGCGCGAAGCGCAGCTGCAATGGATCGGCCTGTCGCAGTGGGAATACCGCAGCCGCTTCGATGTGGATCGTCAGACTCTGGCGCGCAAATACGTCGAGCTGGTGTTCGACGGCCTGGACACCTTCGCCAACGTGCAGCTCAACGGCGTGGACCTGCTCAAGGCCGACAACAGTTTCCGCACCTGGCGCGTGCCCGTCGACGGCAAGCTGCGCGAGCGCGGCAATGAGTTGCGGGTGGTGTTCGATTCGCCGATTCGCCGTCTGCTGCCGCAGGTGCAGGCGATGCGCGACAAGATCGCCGGCAACTATCCTTCGCCCTACGGCGACGAACCGCGCGATGCGATGACCGCCAATTTCGTGCGCAAGCCCGGTTATCACTACGGTTGGGACTGGGGCCCGCGCTATGTCACCGCGGGGATCTGGCGCGGCGTGCGGCTGGAGAGTTGGGATCGGCTGCGCGTGGCCGACCTGCATGTGCAGCCCAAGACGATCAGCCAGCAACGCGCCGATGCGGCGGTCGAACTGGAGATTCAAAGCGCCGCCGCCGCGGCGGCGACGGTCGAGATCGAATACGCCGGGCCCGATGGCCGCGCCGAAACGCTGCGTCATCCGACCCGGCTCAAGCCCGGCCGCAATCTCGTGTCGATCCCGGTGAGCATCGAGCGCCCGCGCCTGTGGTATCCGGTCGGCTACGGCGAGCAGGCGCTGTATACGTTCAAGGCCACCGTGCGCGACGACGACGGCGTGCAAGCCGTCGCCCAGCGCCGCACCGGTTTGCGCAGCATCCAGCTGCGCCGCGACAAGGACGCGAACGGGCAGGGTTTCGCTTTCGTGGTCAACGGCATCGAGGTGTTCGCCAAGGGTGCCAATGCGATTCCGTTCGATGCGTTTCCGGCGCGGGTCACCCGCGAACGGCTGCGCCGCGACCTGCAATCGGCGCGCGACGCCAACATGAACATGATCCGCAATTGGGGCGGCGGTTATTACGAATCCGACGAGTTCTTCGAACTGACCGACGAGCTGGGCCTGATGGTGTGGCAGGACTTCATGTTCGGCGGCGGCATGCAGCCCGGCTACGACCCCGCCTTCCGCGCCAACGTGGTCGAAGAGGCGCGCGACAACGTGCGCCGCCTGCGCAACCATCCCAGCATCGTGCTGTGGTGCGGCAACAACGAAGAAGAAACCGCGTGGAAGGATTGGGGCCATGGCAAGAAACTGATCGAGGCCGATCCCAAGTTCGCGCAGACGGTGTGGGACGGCTATGTCGCGCTGTTCGGCAAGGACCTGCGCGCGGTCGTGGCCGAGGAAGGCGCGGGCGTGCCGTACTGGTCGAGTTCGCCGAGCAACGACCTGGCCGACAAGGCCAACGATTCCAATAGCGGCGACAAGCACTATTGGGACGTGTGGGGCGGCCCGGCCTTGCCGGCCACCGCGTATCTCGACGAAACCCCGCGTTTCATGTCCGAGTACGGGCTGCAGGGTTGGCCCTCGCTGCGCACCATCGCCGCGTTCGCCAAGCCTCAGGAGCAGGGCATCGATGCCCCGGTGATCCGCGCGCATCAGAAATTCCTCGCCGGCGACGGCAACACGCGGTTGCTCAAGTACATCCGCGGCGAGTACGGCGAGCCGCGCGACTTCGCCGATTTCGTCTACCTCAGCCAGCAGGTGCAGGCCGAGGGCATCGAGCTGGCGGCGCTGCACCATCGCGCCTCGCGGCCGCGCACCATGGGTTCGCTGTACTGGCAATTGAACGATGTCTGGCCGGGCGCGTCGTGGTCCAGCCTGGATTACTTCGGTCGGTGGAAGCCGTTGCATTTCCACGCCAAGCGTTTCTTCGCGCCGTTGACGATCGCGCCGCTGCGCCGGCCGGGCCGCTACGGCGGGCGCACCGAGCTGAGCCTGTTGAACGACCGCACCACCGCGGTGCAGGGCGAATGGCGGTTGCGGGTGATCGATTTCGACGGCCGCGTGCATCGCGACGAACGCAAGCCGGCGAACCTGGCCGCGCTGGCTTCGACCCGGGTCGGCGAATGGACCGATGCGCAACTGCTCGGCGACGCCGACCCGCGCCGCACCGCGGCGGTGTTCGACCTGATCGTCGACGGCCGTTCGGTGGCGCGGCGCGCGGTGTATTTCGGCGAGGCGCGGACCTTGGCCTGGCGGGACCCGAAGCTGCGTACCGAGCTGCGTCGCGACGGCGACGGCTATCGCCTGAGCGTGCATGCCGATGCGCTGGCGCGCGCGGTGTGGGTGGATTTCGGCGATCAGGACGTGAGCCTGGCCGATAACGCGTTGACCTTGTTGCCTGGGGAGACGGTCGAGATCGAGGTGCAATCCAAGGCGGATCTGGCTAGTCTGCGGCGAGGGTTGAGCGTGCGGTCGTTGTATAGACCGTGA
- the prfB gene encoding peptide chain release factor 2 (programmed frameshift), with amino-acid sequence MIELNPVRQRIADLKGRLDSLRGYLDYDAKVERLEEVNRELESPDVWNDSERAQGLGRERAALEKVVNGIRTLTDGLLGGLELLELAEMEDDESTALAVVEDVERYAKEVEKLEFRRMFSGQMDGASAFVDIQAGAGGTEAQDWAEILLRMYLRWAESRGWKAELMEVSGGDVAGIKSATFRVEGDFAYGWLKTETGVHRLVRKSPFDSDNRRHTSFTSVFVSPEVDDKIVIDINPADLKTDVYRSSGAGGQHVNKTESAVRITHVPSGIVVACQTERSQHANRDRAMKMLAAKLYELEIQKRNAERDAVEATKSDIGWGSQIRNYVLDQSRIKDLRTGIERSDTQKVLDGDLDEFVEASLKSGLQVGSKRTDAV; translated from the exons ATGATCGAACTCAATCCCGTCCGCCAGCGCATCGCCGACCTCAAGGGCCGGCTGGATTCGCTCAGGGGGTATCTT GACTACGACGCCAAGGTCGAACGTCTCGAAGAAGTAAACCGCGAGCTGGAAAGCCCGGACGTGTGGAACGATTCTGAGCGCGCCCAGGGCCTGGGCCGCGAGCGCGCCGCGCTGGAAAAGGTCGTCAACGGCATCCGCACCCTCACCGACGGCCTGCTGGGCGGCCTGGAGCTGCTCGAACTGGCCGAGATGGAGGACGACGAGTCCACCGCGCTGGCCGTGGTCGAGGACGTCGAACGCTACGCCAAGGAAGTCGAGAAACTCGAATTCCGCCGGATGTTTTCCGGCCAGATGGATGGCGCTTCGGCCTTCGTCGACATCCAGGCCGGCGCCGGCGGCACCGAGGCCCAGGACTGGGCGGAAATCCTGCTGCGCATGTACCTGCGCTGGGCCGAATCGCGCGGCTGGAAGGCCGAGCTGATGGAAGTCAGCGGCGGCGACGTGGCCGGCATCAAGTCGGCGACGTTCCGGGTCGAAGGCGATTTCGCTTACGGGTGGCTCAAGACCGAGACCGGCGTGCATCGCCTGGTGCGCAAGTCGCCGTTCGACTCCGACAACCGCCGCCACACCAGTTTCACCTCGGTGTTCGTGTCACCGGAAGTCGACGACAAGATCGTCATCGACATCAATCCGGCCGATCTGAAGACCGACGTCTACCGCTCCTCGGGCGCCGGCGGCCAGCACGTCAACAAGACCGAATCGGCGGTGCGCATCACCCACGTGCCCAGCGGCATCGTGGTGGCCTGCCAGACCGAGCGCAGCCAGCACGCCAACCGCGACCGCGCGATGAAGATGCTCGCGGCGAAGTTGTACGAACTGGAAATCCAGAAGCGCAACGCCGAGCGCGACGCGGTCGAGGCGACCAAGTCCGACATCGGCTGGGGCAGCCAGATCCGCAATTACGTGCTCGACCAGAGCCGGATCAAGGACCTGCGCACCGGCATCGAGCGCAGCGACACCCAGAAGGTGCTCGACGGCGACCTGGACGAATTCGTCGAGGCCAGCCTCAAATCGGGCCTGCAGGTGGGGTCGAAACGCACCGACGCGGTGTAG